In the Pseudomonas sp. ADAK2 genome, one interval contains:
- the tnpB gene encoding IS66 family insertion sequence element accessory protein TnpB (TnpB, as the term is used for proteins encoded by IS66 family insertion elements, is considered an accessory protein, since TnpC, encoded by a neighboring gene, is a DDE family transposase.), which translates to MIRIGAIWLATEPMDMRAGTETTLARVITVFGAAKPHCAYLFANRRANRMKVLVHDGVGIWLAARRLNKGKFHWSGIRHGSEFELDSEQLQALVLGLPWQRVGTGGAITVL; encoded by the coding sequence ATGATTCGCATCGGCGCGATCTGGCTCGCCACCGAGCCGATGGACATGCGCGCCGGCACCGAAACGACGTTAGCCAGGGTCATTACTGTGTTCGGTGCGGCGAAGCCGCACTGCGCTTATCTGTTCGCCAATCGCCGCGCCAATCGGATGAAAGTTCTGGTGCATGACGGCGTGGGTATCTGGCTTGCGGCACGAAGGCTGAACAAGGGCAAGTTTCACTGGTCAGGTATTCGGCACGGCTCGGAATTCGAACTCGACAGCGAGCAACTTCAAGCCTTGGTGTTGGGGTTGCCTTGGCAACGAGTTGGCACGGGCGGTGCGATCACAGTGCTTTAG
- a CDS encoding AbrB/MazE/SpoVT family DNA-binding domain-containing protein, translated as MRIPDEALQELELDVGDAVYLIEEFVGNTRCLVLSKTPQIADRIDELTEAWDSGRLGNAQEK; from the coding sequence ATTCGAATTCCAGACGAAGCGCTGCAGGAACTCGAACTGGATGTCGGCGACGCTGTGTACCTGATAGAAGAATTTGTCGGCAACACGCGCTGCCTTGTCCTATCAAAAACGCCTCAGATTGCGGATCGAATAGACGAGCTCACTGAAGCTTGGGATAGCGGACGGCTTGGTAACGCCCAGGAGAAATGA
- a CDS encoding antitoxin Xre/MbcA/ParS toxin-binding domain-containing protein, with the protein MIALIAVFEQALFLFEDDAATATEWMSSPVRGLGSKRPLEMLRTRVETNAVLDLIGRLQRGVLV; encoded by the coding sequence TTGATCGCATTGATTGCTGTCTTTGAGCAAGCATTGTTTCTGTTCGAGGACGACGCCGCCACAGCAACAGAATGGATGAGCTCGCCGGTTCGAGGGCTCGGTTCAAAGCGCCCACTGGAGATGCTGAGGACGAGGGTGGAGACGAACGCTGTGCTCGATCTTATCGGCCGATTGCAGAGGGGAGTTCTTGTGTGA